The sequence tgttgttgttggttgtTACCTGTATAGCATCTTATGAGTCTATTTTTCATGCCATTTATGTTTTTCTGTTGTTACCATTATTATGACATTTTGTTATATGCTCCAGGTAAAAGTCATGAAAGAATATCGACCACCAGCACCTGCAGTTCCATCCAGACCTGCACCCCCGAAAACAGAGAAGCAAGCCTCTCCTGCCCCCGCTCCGGTTGCCGATGCTCCAGCTTTCACCCCTAATCCTCAGAGCAGCAGCTTTCAAGATCCAGAAGGTATTATCCAAACCCAAATTTGGAGATAAAACTTTGATTTCAGTTGGCGCCATCTCACATGCTTTACAATCATCTTCAAAGTTGATGCACATGCCATATATGTGCGAGGTCTGCCATTAAATGCCACACCACAACAATTAGAGGAAGAATTCAAGAGATTTGGCGCCATTAAACATGAAGGCATCCAAGTTAGAAGCAACAAGGTACTTGCTTTTCTTCTCATTTTTGTTCTCAAAAAAATTAAGAGCCTTCAGTGAGTCTAACTCTCTAATTTGTCTTTGTGTTTCTGTTGAGTAAACACAGATCCAAGGGTTTTGTTATGGCTTTGTAGAATTTGAGGATGCCAGTGCAGTTCAAACTGCAATAGAGGTATTAACCTTACATTTTTCTCAGGTTGCTTTATGATATGAGGTATAGGTAGTTAATCTAATTTTATGCACGCCCTGTTCTCATGTCAGTTTCTTTTCAATGACTGTTGGGCCATTCCATAACCATAAGGTTTGTGTAACTAGTGAGTTTAGTTTACTTGGAGTAAACAATTTTGTATCACTCAAGTGGTGTTCCAGTAGATAAGCTAGGTGGTATATTGGTATATTGTGGGTTTAGTTTCTGTAAGTCATTAATCAATCTTTGGCAGAAAACACAAAAGAGCACAGTTTTTCTTTGAGCTACTTAACTTTTATACTTACAGGCATTTATCATACTTCTGCTAATCGATTGTGCACTGTGTTGGATGATGGCACTTATTTCTGAATTATAGTTTCTGTGGCAAGTTCTTGTTATAGTAGTATCACAGGGGATTAGATTGGCATGCTTCGTTTGGGTTGGATCACATCAAGCGCCCTCAAAGAACATTGTGTATCAAACTATAGAGCGATCCAGACCCACTATTGTTTTGTTTATTCTCTTGGTCATAGCCTTAGCCCATGGCTTTTTACTGATGACCCTTGTCTGCTGTTTTGGCATGAAGATGCTGTTGGAACGCCACCAGTGAACTAATTTGTTTTCGCTTTCTTGTTACCCTCCAGTGCTTTGTCTAGTTAACAACTGATAGATTCTTAAATTTGAAATCAGCTATATTTTTTTCCCTGTCTGGATATCTTTCTCGTCTTGCACAGAGCATCACACCCTCACCCATCCACAAACCTCGATTACCCACTACGTTTTGATTGTTTTCTTGATTCCTTCTGCTCAGTTGTGTGGTTTTGGGTCTGGTCATCTGTTATGGTACTATGGTGTTCTAGGGGGTTGTGTAACTTCTTTTTGAACATGAATGCAATAGTTATGTTTTTCTAATGGAGTATCTTATACAACTGCTCCAACAAGTGCTGCCTACTTGAATGATAGGCCTATGGGCCTATTATAATTGATATTTCTTTATCTGATAATAATTCTTGATTGCAGGCTTCTCCTGTTACTATTGGTGGACGGCAATGTTATGTTGAAGAGAAAAGAACTACTGGTTCTCGTGGCAAGTCCATAAAATCCTTTGCCATTATTTTCTACCTAAAATAATAGTTACTAGTTGTGCAATGCCAGTTTGTTTATTTTGGGAAAGGATATGTATTTGTTTCTGACAATAGTGGTAAACAAAAGCATGGCTGTGACAGGTTGCATTTTAGGATGCAGGTGAAGACTGTAAAGTGTTACTTTTAGTTCATGGTAGTACCTAGAAAATCATCAGACAAAATGATTATAGAGTATTAACTTATTATTTTGGTTGTCTATGGAAAAGTGTCATTTCTGAAGCACAAATGACCTGGAAAATAACAAGATAAGTTCAGGCGTAAAATCATGCATGTGCATTTTTCTTGGTCATGATAGACAGCTTGCCTTTCACCTTTttttttgttgtctttatcatttAAACTGATGGTCATCATTTTCTGGCTTCAGGTGGTAGCAGGGGAGGAAGGTTTCCACCGGGTAGAGGTGGCAACTTCCGAGGTGAAGGCATTAGAGGCCGTGGTACATACAATGGAGGCCGAGGGTACGGAAGGGGCGAGTTCAGTTATCGATCTGATTATGGAGGCCGAGGTGGTGGCAGGGGTGGCTCATCACGTGGAGGTGACGTCGGCTACCAGCGGGTCGACCACTCTGGTACAGCCAGTGGTCGTGGTGCCCGGGCACCATCTGCCGCCACTGCTGTCGCAAAGTGAGTTCTTGGTAGCTATGAGTCGGTAATAGTTGAGTTTTATAGCCACCATCATGGTTGACCAAAAGAGTGGTGGGTATGGGGGATTCAAGTTTATGTGAGGATAATCAACAAAAGTCAGGTCATAAATTGATGCTTCCTTGTTTTGTGGCAAGGCAAAGCAGTGGTGATATCGGTTACTAATTGTAGAATATACGTCTGTTGAGATGTCCTAGTATGACTGGCTTCGGCGAGCAGCTGATTTGTGTTTTCCCTTTGTTACTTATTGCCAAATTATAGAGGTTGATTTGAGGTGCCAGCAATTTatagtattttattttattggcTGTCGTGGAATAAGTTATGGTATGAGTGAGATATTTTTCTTGTTTCTGGAATATGCCAATGCCCTGGGAAATGTCTGTTCCTTTTATGCCACCTCTTGTCAGCAGCTACATTCCGTGCCATATTCCTAGGTGGAAAGGCTTGGAAAACAGTTGGAATATTGGAATCTTGTACAGTCGGAATGTCTTCCGTTTGGCTGAGCTCTATTTGCTTGTAAAATTGAGTTTTTTAATTGAAATTTTGTATTAAATTTCAAAACTTAAATAGGAAATACCCCTAATCTGTGCTTTGAAACTGTTTTGGGGCGAACAAAACTTTCTTGTGAAATACGTCCAGCCCAACATGCCTTGTGTTTGCGCCCTTCTCTTACTAGGGTGCAAATATGTATCGCTCTGTAAGCATCTACTATTTTGGATTGTGCAatgcttttcttgattttgagctcctttgttctaatttttcaagCCCTTGTTTGATGTATTTTTATCAAGAGAATAGCTCCATGCCTGCATGTAAGTGTATATCTATACCTGCAACGTTTTCCTTGGCCACTACTAGATTAGGATAGTTCTTAAGTTTCTCATCAATGTAGTATAACTATAACACATCAGGTGGCCACTAGACTAGGACAGTTCTTAAGTTTCTAAATATGTGTCATCGATGCAATATAACTACAACACATCAGATGTGTTAATTTGAGTTAGTGTAAGCACTAAGCAGTGAGAAATTTCCTATAGAGAGTAAACCGGCAACTATGTTGACAGTCGAGTCACAAGAAACAAACGAGATAGATTTGTACTGTTAGGATTTCTACACAGTTGCCAGCATTCACATAAAAAACGCTACTTGGTAGACTAGCATGTAACTTTGTCATTGATTGTCTATAGAAAGAAAAATATAAATTCTCTTATGAGCTGTCTTTTCAGTTGTACTAGTTTCTGTGAGATTGTTGTCTGAAAATTGCTAAAAATTCAAGCAGAAATATAGCAACTCCCAAACATGTAATTACAATGCGACTTTGCTGATCAATCATGCAAATCCATAAACCCCTAAACTGTACAAGAAGCTAAGTTCATAGttgaaaacaaaagaaaaacaagCCTATAAACTGGTTCACCCCACGAATAATTTGTACGACGACCAAACTTAGACactagcagcctgttcgggaggccgtaaatgatcgtggattatttactgttggctggtttggtgtgagagaaaaacactgttcccggctagaaatttacgatcgtttacgagcaagcgaacatgctgtagTACTCCGAATCTGAGCATACTAAGTATATTCTCCCTGCAAGTCTAAGTCGGTAATAGAGGCATCCCAGATCAGCCTCCCATCTCGACAATGATCTTTCCGGTGACATGGCCCTCGATGCTCTTCTCCCACGCCTTGCTCACCTCGCTCAGTGGGAACGTTGAGTCAATCAGCGTCTTGAGGTTGCCGTCCTTCAGCAGCCCGACCAGGAACTCTAGGTCCGCCTTGTTGGGTGACACGAGCAGCGGCACCAGCAGCTTCTTGGCGAAGGTCACCTTGTGCAGCGCCGATTTGAGGATGGCAGTGAAGTTTGGGGTAAGGTCTATCACCCTCCCTGTGGTGGCTAGCACAGGCTCGAACGTCGACCAGCTGATCCCGACAGTGCAGTGGACGACACCATCGTACTTCTTACCTGAGGGGCTCTGCAGGCTGGCACCCTCTGGCGTCCTGTAGTCAAGCACCTCATCTGCGCCCAGGCTCTTCACCAGCTCTACGTTACGCGCGCCACAGGTAGCAGTGATGTGGAGACCAGCCAGTTTCGCGAGCTGCACGGCGTAGAGACCGACACCACCTGATGCTGCGGTGATCAGAACGTTTAAGGGCTGGCCAGTACCGTCAAACTTGGCACCGATGGTCCTAAGCGCCTGGAGCGCAGTACCAGCAGCAATGGGCAGCCCTGCGCCTTCAGCAGCAGATACCTCGGGAGGCCTCTTGACGGTCAGATTTTCTGATGCCACAGCATACTCCGCAAGTCCACCTCCATTCTGGTAAAACAGAGGACATTGTTGTTAACATCAAGTCAGAACATCCCTTCCAATAAATGATCAGCGCATTGAACACAACATATGGAGGTCGACTGATGCACTACAAATAATTCTAGCAATCCAACATACAGCTTTGAACTACAAAAGATCACCAAGGTTCCGCATGTCGCAGAGTTGATGCCTTCATACTCAAAATAACATAAAGTTGTTCACAAAAAGAAGTCAAGAACATGTGCTTACAAATGAGTTCAGCATAGCAACAACTTGATCTCCGGCTTGGAATCCATTGATTCCTGGACCAACATCAGCCACAACTCCTGCCACATCAGTCACTGCAGAAGATGTTGGAATTAGCAGAAACAACCTTAGAGAAGTTGGACAGAGCATTGCATGACAGTCATTGCCCGGTTATCTCTTGTGTGATGCAAATTTCTATGTTCAGGATACTGCATATGCACAAATAAGGTGAAACATAAACTGACTTATTTGTTTCTAGGATACAAGCATAACAATGTGCAAATGACCCAATATTCCTAAAATACATGTCATCATTAACTGTTATCAGAAGATGATAGACAGTATCAAAAGAAGAAGATGATAGACAAGATTAAGGACATAAATAGTATGGCACAGGCCAAGTTAAACGCATAAACATCAGTATGATAACAAGCACATATCGTTTTGTAAAGGAAAGTGGCGTAACACATAAATGAAATATAAATGGCCAACTATTGATCGTAGTCAGAATCAACTACTATTGAATGAGTAATAAGCATGATTACCTGGGATAAAAGGCAATTTACGAGGCAGGAAAGGCCGCAACATCCCCTTCTGTATCTTCCAGTCCACTGGATTGATGCTTGCTGCTTCCAGCTTCAATAGAAGCTCGTTCTTTTTGGCTGACGGGACTGGAACTTCCACATGCTGCATTAGAGGCATTTGAAAATCAGTGggctggtttttttttttttttgcctcacaAAGGAAAGATTCTCAAAACACAAGGAATATTTTGTCGACCAATATTTTCAACCAAAAAACAATATGAAAAATCTAAAATCTTGCAACAGAAAGTACTAGAGCAAAGGACCAGATCCCCCAGATCAAATTAGTTTTCCTGTATGTGTAAAAAGCATTCATCAGTCAGAGCGTCACCCAAATTCAGAACCAGTCAACACTCAGCCATCCAATTGACACCACCCAGTACCCGTAGATTAATTTCATTCCTCTGACCTGATGACCACTTGTGGAGTTGTGGGCAAGATAATCTGCAGTAGACACCAAGTGGAAATCTGCAGTGCTCTTTTTGCCAAGAAAGACTATATATAGAAAGTTCGAACTATCTGTAGCGTGCGCGCGgttcggctgataagccggctaaagTTGATTCGTTGTGAGATAAAATACTGTACGTTGGCTGACACGTAGGTTCGTAGTGGAATCTGGTCAAGTGACTGGAATTTCCAACCAGGGGAACAGGGAGAAGACAAGTGCCACAAGTCCACAACAAGGGGAACAGAGAGAACAACTAGGCAACAGCAAACCGGTACTTCTATCTAGACCTAAAACAACCAATCGCTTGCACTAAGTCAGTCATACACTAATTAGATATAAACCGATTGTTTCATGGACTGCTGAATCCACAATTGACTTGTCGTCCTTAGCGCTTGCTAACCAACAGTCCAATCTAGTCCATGCGTGGGCAATATGGCCCCCTCCCCCTTCCTTCAGTAGAGGAAGTAGCGGGAGGGGAAAAAAACTGGAACTGCTGTGCGGTTAGCCGGTTACTTTGAGTCCCGTGGCGCCCCCGCCACAGGCGTCGTACTGCACGGCCCGCATCGTCGCGGGGATGTTCGCCGTCTTCGTGGGGGCGGCAGCGGCCATCGGAGCAGGCAAGAGAAGCGCCGGCGAGAGGGGAGGGGACAACTGGACAATGACTCGATTAGGGAGTCGGTTTGTTGgctggcttgcttcttcttctcGGTGTTCACGCCTAACGCGTGGGTGTTCTTGGTGTTCACGCCTAACGCCTTCTCTGTTTCTGGTTGGGCTCTGCCGCGTGGTGGCGAAAGGAATATATGGCCGCACCGAATCTGAGAGTCCGTGGTGGTGTTGGTGATTTGTTGTGGGGCGCGAAGCGACGGGACCGGACGGGTGTGTTGGTGACTTCTAGAAGGCCCGGCGGGAAAGGTATGCACACGGGACGGGGAGGATGACGCGGGCGGGCGCCGTCAGGGTTCGCGTGACCTGGGCCTTAGATTGAAGAAAATTTCAaactgatgaatagtagcactttcgtcttatttgataaatattgtccaatcgtggaccaactaagttcaaaagattcatctcgtgatttccaactaaactgtgcaattaattattttttacctacatttaatgctccatgcaagtggctaaaaattgatgtgatggagagagagtgaaaacttagaattttggggtgatctaaacaaggccctggttTTGACGCGGTGCGTACGCAAGGGTGCGGGTGCCCGAGCGTGCCGCCAGGTTCCGGCGTGCGATGTGTACACGTCCAGGTTCAACGCATCGCCTGCCGCCAGGTTGCTTCGTTGGGCGGCAAACAAACGGATTAGTGGTTGTACGTTGTTTCGTTCACTCCTTGTCATGTCTTCGCCTTCAAATCAAAGTCCCAAACTCCAAACTTCAGGTTTTGCAAGCCCAGCAGTACGAACAGATGTTCACATACTCCCTTGTCCCGAAATAGATGTCATTTTCGTTTCCCGAGAAGTCGAACGCTTTTtattttaaccaaatatatataaaaatattaatatttataatacataattagtactgTTACGTAGATCAttaaatatactttcataataaacttaattTGAGATATAATtgttgcacgcattttctatAAGCATAATCAAAGTTGAGAATGACTTCTATTTTAGAACAGAGAGAGTATACTCGGTCCGTCCTCTTTTAACCGTCGTTCTCGCTTCCCAATATGTCAAACGTACTCAAATTTAAcctaatatatatataggaaatattcatatttatgatacataattataGTATCGTTAGATAGATCGTTaaatttattttcataataaacttatttggagatataaatatcgttaatattttttataaacctagtgGAATTTAAAAGAGTTTGACCAACAAGAATACCAAAGTGACACTTAAAAACGGACAGAGGGTATACACATATGCTTATCTGTATGAATGAACCCACAAATATACCTTTATGAACATATTCAAAAAACTGAGGAAGGGTAAAGAAGGAAGGAGACGAGAAAATaaaagggagaggaagagaggagatgaGATTGGTGTTATGTGTTTTAGAGAGGTATTATTGCTTGTATTCATTATACAAGAACAACTCTTTAATGTTGACCCACCTTTAGCTTCTATGGCATATAAGACACGTTTGGTTGGTAGATTGGCAGGCAGCTCTCTACTAGGCATTGCTCTTGGCCGACAAGCGATCGAAATTGATGATGTGAGACTGCTACCTGGTGGTACAATAAAATGCCCATAAGAACATGACCGATCACTGCATTAGGTATCGTCAAGCTAGTCAGGTTCAAATGCTACTATAGACAAAAGTTGGATGCAAGAGTGATTGCAAAAGCTATGACAGATAGAATGATGATAACACCATATTATTCTCTTATATGCATGATATCAATCTACTAGAAATTCAATTTGGTACTTAGTAAGACCTTGGATGCTACAGATTTTCCGGGAGCTACAAAATGGACGTTCACTTATAGATTGAATTTGATTTGTGCAAAAAAAAAAGGGGAATCGTGGCATGGATGCTTTTATGGGTTTAGTGTTTTGTTGCTTGATTAAATGCTATCGGTTGTGGATTGTACATTTCAGTTTGATGCTATGTTTGTGGCATGGGGCACACTAGGTTAGTGATTGTTACGAAAATGAATTaacactcaagaaaacctaataAACAGCAAATATGTGCATGGTTGTTTTGACGCTATTAAATTGGTGCCCGTGATtctttatagctcaaaaacatgttgcTAGGATTAGATGGACTGTACTATCAGATGACCTCAATTTTTTCATGCTCCTACAGCATGGAAAATTTTGAGTCATAGCAACGCACGGACGAAAATTTGAGCTCCTCTATAGCATTGAAAATTTCAAGACTCACGTAGCAACACATGGGCGAAAATTTTGAGAGACGGGCATCTGCTAGTCAATGAATCAATGCGAACAAGGAAAGCATCCCTTGTGAATATTTTTAGAGCATCATCTCCATCAACTGCTCATGACGACGACGGGATTCTTCGTCGAGCGCCAGCATTTGCTCCACCGTGAGCATACCCTGGGGCGCCGGTGGTACCTCCTCGTTTTTCCTTCCCCTCTTGGCCTGACATCACCCATCCTATCCACGATACGCAGACACAGAAGTGAGCCTATGTGTGTCTGGGACTGCGGTTGCAGATCGTGTGGTGCAATATGGATACCACAGCGGTCGCATCGTGCCATAGAAAACGCAGGAGCTAGTTTATTGTACAGTTCTAGTGTCGTATATGATGAGACGAATCTTCACATCGCGGGACATTTGACACAATTCTTTGCTTCTTTTCGCCACCACAGCCCGTGTGGTGCAATATGGATACCACGGTCATCGCACCGTGGGCCGTGGCACAGAAGACACAGGAGCTAGTTTATTTCACGGTTCTAATGCCCGTATGTGGTAAGAAGAATCGTTCACACCACGGGACATTTTTGGTGCAATTCTTTGCTTCTTTTCGCCACCACCGCATCGAGCGCGGTTCCAAACACGCCTTATACTGATGAAGCTAATCCTTAGACTAAACACACTATTAATGAATAATGATTAAGAAGATCTAGCGCACAGGAATTATTTACTGCATGAAATGGAATTCCTTCAGTTATCCGCGCAAAGTAAAGAAAGCAAAATAATCCAGAAAAAAGGCACAACGTAGTCACGAAGAATACTCTTAGATTTTTTTCTCTAAATTATTACCATGCACACATGCCCGGGTATCTCTGGGCGCTGGCTGAGCCGATTCTGTATATGCGCACCACTTTTGTACATCGTGCAGGTGACGAAATATGCATATGGACTAATAACATCCAATCAGTCCTGCGATACGGCACGAAGATACGAGATACAAAGTTGCACGAGAATTTTACTCACACGGGCGACTTCTTTAATCCATCACTGTGTCAAACACTCTTAAGATATCAATGAATCAATGCGAACAACCAAAGCATCGCCTGCGAATATTTTTAGACCAAAGGCCTCGGCCCAGCTTTTATAGAAAGCTTAAAATAAGGTCTGCTGGGGATACCAGCCTAAATGACAAGTGCAAAACAAAACTCCTCTAAGTCCTCACAAGCTCTTCACTAAAACAAAAATCAAACGCCTGCAAACAGCACTACTAAGCAGCCAGCATTTATGACTTGCGAATATCAAACTACATAATATGAAGGTGTTATTTGCTGCATAACTCCAGGAAGAATAAAAGAGGGGTGAAGAGTTGGGGTCCATTCTAATTCTGAACTGAATACTAGATTGCGGCTATGGCAGGAGGCTACTGGTTGGTGGTTAGGACTGAGTTAGGATTGCATACACATTTAATTGCCTTTTTCTGATTTCTCATCGGGCTGATCCCTGACCTGATCAACGCTAGAATCAGATGCTTCTCTTCTCTCTGGTGGAAGATGTTTATGCCCATCGACGTTACGTGAAGAATCTTCAGCAGTTGGGCCTGCTGATCCTGCAGTTGGTTTATTGAGCTTGCTAAATAGTAGTTTCTTCATGGCTGGCTGGTTCATAACTGAAAATAACACTTGCGTATATCTAAGTACAATGGACAAAAATCAAACCATTTCAAAGGTATAAGTGTTATGACCGGCGTCTACTATAATAGGCGCAGGTCCATTAGTGGCTAGAGGAGGACGCCGGCTATAGGGGCTAAGAgcctatattattattattagctaTTTATGGTATTTATTTCTTAATTataggatcctagagaggataaAGACTCTGTAAATAATTGGGATTGGAATTAAACAGAAGCAACATAATTGTTGTCGACTTTCCTTGGGAGCCCTAGCCGCACCTCCTCTTCCTTCTTGCGCTGTGGTCACCATGGCGCCAACCCGCCGCCGCTTCCCTAAGCCTCGCCCTCCGCTCTTCCATCCCTACAACCTTCGCAGCAACTCCGGTAGGGCATAGTCCTATCAATAAGAGACTATGAAAGGAATCACCTATCGTTTGTGTAAGAGTTGCAAAGGTCCAAGTTGCGAAGTAGCAAGAAATAGCTTGGAAAAACAAAAATTTGGGAGTCTTTCAATGATCAAACATGTGACGTCTGAACAGAACACACCAGAACCAGAAGAACATTTGTAACACTTGAGTGTCTGAATATTTATATCAGTTCAGGTGTGGGACCAATAGATGCTGCTTGGAATACTAGTAAGCCCTTGGGTATCCAGCAAAACTGCACAATACTGTACAATTGGAAAAAAAAAGTCACATGGACTAGATACTATCATACTAACATGCCCTGCTAATATCGTAGTAACAGTCACTACATGAGCCACACTGCCAAGGACAggtgatataccaaaaactgccaAACAGTAGAGTATTTATTAAAAAATGACATGCAGTGCCAAGAAAAGGTATTAAAAATAGGTAAATTGTGTCTAAATAATTAAGCTATGCACTTGTTTCCAAGTGTAAGCTATGCACTTGTTTCATGTGCCTTGTACTGAAACAAAAATATTGCTAAGGAAACCAAAAGTAAAACTGGATCAATGTTTTCAGGTCGTCTAGTCGAACCTAGTCGCTATAGGACCGACCAggcgactaatcgtgattagtcgtcgaCCAGGCCGATTAGTCGAGCCTAGTCGACCCTAGTCGTCCATATAATCGTCCTATGCATCAGGACATAtacatactatatatatatacctatatgtACTATATAGTGTACACAATATAGCAAGCAtcaagactacattagtgttTAGCAAGTGACTTACTTGTGGGAGTTGTTTTCTTGCCTTTTCCTTCACTGTCCAACTGTCCCAAACTCCATTCCTTTGCTGACTTGTTGCTGGAAGCCTGCAATACCAAAGAACACCATAATTAGcaacactaatgtagtcttgaTCTTGAGTTATTGACACATATCAATAGCAGCACTGCTGCAGTAGCAAATATCTAGCATTTGGCAGACCATGGCAGCCACACGGGCAGCATATTACATAACCAAATTAGTTTAGTATAGATAAGTAAATTAGTTTAGTACAGATAAGCAAAAGTGTTCAACACAAAGTCGCAAACATCAACACACAATAGTCCAACAAAGTAGGCAACTAGTAGCCATCTAATAAAGCAAATCATCATTGAAATGGAAGCCTCCATGTCCATCTGCAGTTGCTGTTGGTGGTGGTGCAGATTCTTCATCCTCCATCCATAGGTGTTGCTGAATCAGATTCTACTTGCTGATCTTGTTCTTCATCATCTATTTCATCAAGATCTTGAGCCACTGTGTTCCTTGGACGCTTCCTAGCATAAGTACGCCTCACAGGGGCAGGAATAGCagtacgagcagcagcagccctaggCAAGTTACGGCCCTCTAGACCCTGAGTTGCACCAATAGCATCATCCACATTAGCCCAAGTAATAGCATTGGCAGCACcttcatgaactggttcacaattgTCATTGACCCATTCATTTTCCCAATGAAATTCATCAAGCAAGAGTGGATTTATCGCTTTCCTTTGGAACCCCAGCTCTCTAATGTTTTTAAATCTGTTTTCCATCTTGCGGTTGTAGCTGACATATACCACTTATTTAACCTTTTGTGCTCTAACCGGTTTCTCTT comes from Miscanthus floridulus cultivar M001 unplaced genomic scaffold, ASM1932011v1 fs_848_4_5, whole genome shotgun sequence and encodes:
- the LOC136533313 gene encoding chloroplast envelope quinone oxidoreductase homolog; translation: MAAAAPTKTANIPATMRAVQYDACGGGATGLKHVEVPVPSAKKNELLLKLEAASINPVDWKIQKGMLRPFLPRKLPFIPVTDVAGVVADVGPGINGFQAGDQVVAMLNSFNGGGLAEYAVASENLTVKRPPEVSAAEGAGLPIAAGTALQALRTIGAKFDGTGQPLNVLITAASGGVGLYAVQLAKLAGLHITATCGARNVELVKSLGADEVLDYRTPEGASLQSPSGKKYDGVVHCTVGISWSTFEPVLATTGRVIDLTPNFTAILKSALHKVTFAKKLLVPLLVSPNKADLEFLVGLLKDGNLKTLIDSTFPLSEVSKAWEKSIEGHVTGKIIVEMGG